The following nucleotide sequence is from Erythrobacter aurantius.
GATCAACTCGCCGCCCGTGGGGACCGGGCCTGGCACCGCTTCGAACCGCACCCCGGTTTTCGCATCAAAGCCGAGGATGCCCGAAACCGCCTCCGCCTCGCCTGTGCCATATTGGTCAAGCGGCATTTCGACCACCAGAGCATCGCCGGTGCGGCGGAATGTCTGCGCGGCCGCATATTGGACAAGGCCCGTTTGCGAGACAAAGAGGTGCGGCTTGGCCAGCGCGACGCTTTCGGGCAACGGCACAGAAATCCGCAGCACGCCGCCCGAAGTCTCGAAGGTTCCGGTGGCATCCAGCAGCGGCGCAACCTCTGCCCGCCAGCGGGCAAAATCTCCGCCCTGTCCGGCAGACAGCACCGCGTCCTGCGGCACACAGATCTTGTCGGTGCAGGCGAGGTATTCGACATGACCCGCCACCTGCGGCAGTCCGTCGATCACCGCGTCATCAGGCACATTCACCGGGACCAGCACCGTATGCGGGCCCTTGTAGATGTGGTTCATGATCGCGCTGTTGGGCAATTGCTGCACCAGCGTTTCAGGCACTGGGTAAAGCGGCTCGCCCATCTCCCAGCCTTCGGGCATGTCAAGCTGCAGTTGCATCCCCTGCCCCGCATCACCGGGGTTGGACCAGTATCCGTGCCATTCCTCACTCGAAGGGAGGAACCGCAGCGCCAGCATCCATTCCTGTCCGGCGCGCGGCGCGCCATCGGCCAACAGTTCCACCGCGATATTGTCATCGCCATAGCGCGCCTCACGCGGGATGCCCGAATCCTGCGCCAAAGCTCCGCCTGCCAGCAAGGCAGCCAGAAGAACGGCGAATATCGCCCCCATTCTCGCGGGCCAGATTTCGCGCGATGCAATCCGGATTGCAGCGAAGTCCATTATCTGTGGCTTGCCTCTTTGCGTCAGGTCAACGTAGGAGCGGCACTAGCGGTGCATATGGCTTTCCGCAAAGTCTGGTTGAAGGGTTACCTTGGAAATTATGGCGCAAGCAGATTCAGAAACCCGCGATCTCCTGATCCTTGGCGGCGGCCTTGTCGGCATGGCGCTGGCACTCGCAGCGGCAAAACAGGGCATATCCAGCCATGTGATCGACCGCGCAGACCCTGCCGAACTGACCCGCGAAGGCTTTGACGATCGCGCCACCGCGATCTCCACCGCCAGCTGGCACCTGTTCACCAATATCGGCATCGCCGATTATCTTGAGCCCTTCGCTTGCGATATCTCCAGCATCGCGGTGACCGATCAGAACAAGCCGGGGCGGATCGACTTCACCCCGGAACCGCACGAGGGGACGCTGGGCCGGATGTTCCCCAACCGCCGCCTGCGCCTCGCCCTGTTCGAAGCGGCGGCGGAGGAGCCTCTGATCAACTGGGTTTCCAAGGCCGAGATCGTAGAACGGCAACGCAGCGAATTCGGCGTGGCGGCGGTGCTTCACGATGACCGCAAGCTGAAAGGCCGCCTGATGGTCGCCGCCGAAGGCCGACAGTCACCCACCCGTGACGAAGCCGGCATCACCATCGCCAAATGGGATTACAAACATCGCGCGGTGATCGCCGGGCTGACTCACTCCAAACCGCATGACAATGTCGCGTGGGAAATCTTCTATCCTGCAGGCCCCTTTGCCCTGCTGCCGATGAACGATGATCCCGACGGCACGCACCGCTGCTCGCTGGTGTGGACCGTGTCGGAAGAGGACGGAAAGGCCGTCACCAAGCTGGGCGACCGTGCGTTTCTGGCCGAGGTGCAGAAGCGCATGGGCGACATTCTGGGCGAGATCACCAGCGTCGGCCCGCGTTCAAGCTGGCCGCTGGGGTTCCACCACACCGCCAAGATCACCGCCGAACGGCTTGTGCTGATCGGGGATTCCGCGCACGGCCTGCACCCGATTGCCGGACAGGGGCTGAACCTTGGCCTGCGCGATGTCGGCGCTCTGGTCGAGGTGCTGGCCGATGGCGCAAGGCTCGGGCTGGATCCGGGCGATGCGCAATTGCTCAAAAGGTATGAAAACTGGCGCGGGCTCGACAGCTTCATGGTCGCACTGGCGACCGACGGGCTGACATGGCTGTTCGGCGTTCCCGGCAAGACCGCAAGCGCGGTGCGGCGCCTCGGCATGTCGGCGGTGCAACGCACGCCGATGCTCAAGACGTTCTTCATGGACGAAGCGCGCGGTATCTCCGGCGATCTGCCGGAACTGCTGAAAGCCTGATCTAGAAGCCTGATCTAGCCTTCGGGTTGTTCGACCGGGCTCGGTTGGCGAACGACATTGCCCGCGCCGTCGCGCAGCCCGCTCTGATCAAGCACAGCGGCGGTTTCGATCACTTCGAGCGCCTGCATCGCGTCGCGAAACCTTTCGGCATCGGCAATCCATGCGTCGGCCTTGTCCGCACCGGGCATCCCGCGAATTTCGTCGATCGCGTTCTGATAGCGTCCCTGCTCCAGCGCGATGCGCGCCCGTTCCAGCCGCCGTTCGGGCTGGGGTGATGGGGTGCTTTCGCGGCGGATGACGAAGAGTTCGCCCAGTTCCCGCTGCAATCGCGTCCAGCTCATGCCCTCGCGCCTTTGCACCAGATCTGGGCCGAGCCCATCGAGCCGCGCCGTCAGATTGTCGATCCGGATCGGCTCACGCGCGAAATTGATAATGGTGCTGACGGCATTGGGCCATTGATCGCCAAACCGCAGCCGCAATTGATCGGCGAGATATCCCAGTTCTGCCCCGCGTTCGACCGCGCGGCGCGTGGCGAAAGCGATCAGCAAGCCTTCTGCGCGGGCCGCATTGCCTGCTGCCGCCTGTGCCTGAAGATCGAGCCGCGCGAGCCGCTGCTCCGCCGCTGCAAGCCGCTGATCCAGACCGCCCTGTTGCTCTGCGACATTGCGAACCGCCTGCGCCGCGCCGTTTGCATCGCCGGTTTCCAGAGCGGCCACCGCTTCGGCCAGCGGGCTTGGTGAAGCGGTAACCCCCACACTTGGCGAAGCCGAAGGCTCTGTCACCAGCGGCACATCAGGCAATTCCGCCGCGCCGCTGCTGGAGACAAGCGGCGTCTCATCATCAGAGTTCAGATTGTAGTAGACCACATATCCCGCCAGCGCACCGCCCGCCAGGAACGAGGCCAGCGCAGCAATAAGGAAGCCCTTTGTAGAGCTCGGCTTCCTGCGGCTGCCATATTTCGATGCCATCAAAAATCCGTATCTTGTGCGACCCGCCCTGCAGGTTCGATCCCGTCTGCGTTGGTTTGGCCCGTTATAGGCACAGCTTTCTTACCATTTCCAGCAAAGCCCGATCATTCGGCGCAGGCGAGACGTGGATAGCGCGCCAGCCCTTACCCGCAGATGAAGCGACCCGGGGGCCGATCACCGCCAGTTCGATCCGGTCGCGCTGCAAGGCCAAGCGTCTGCTTTCACGGTCGAATTGCTCTGCCGCAGCCCCCGAATGAAGCAGCACGGTCAGCCCCAGATCATGCAATGGCCGCAGCGGT
It contains:
- a CDS encoding FAD-dependent monooxygenase produces the protein MAQADSETRDLLILGGGLVGMALALAAAKQGISSHVIDRADPAELTREGFDDRATAISTASWHLFTNIGIADYLEPFACDISSIAVTDQNKPGRIDFTPEPHEGTLGRMFPNRRLRLALFEAAAEEPLINWVSKAEIVERQRSEFGVAAVLHDDRKLKGRLMVAAEGRQSPTRDEAGITIAKWDYKHRAVIAGLTHSKPHDNVAWEIFYPAGPFALLPMNDDPDGTHRCSLVWTVSEEDGKAVTKLGDRAFLAEVQKRMGDILGEITSVGPRSSWPLGFHHTAKITAERLVLIGDSAHGLHPIAGQGLNLGLRDVGALVEVLADGARLGLDPGDAQLLKRYENWRGLDSFMVALATDGLTWLFGVPGKTASAVRRLGMSAVQRTPMLKTFFMDEARGISGDLPELLKA